A genomic segment from Tuwongella immobilis encodes:
- the truD gene encoding tRNA pseudouridine(13) synthase TruD has product MLPFSLNPPYLTASMPGIGGRIKVEPDDFIVEEIPAYLPSGSGDFLYLWVEKRDLGAEYFQRQIAQRLGIPNGEVGMAGLKDRRAVTRQWISVPATAESHLSALDGDGIRVLQVDRHSNKLRAGHLHGNRFQIRIRDCSPETPQLLPPILEQLTRDGMPNFYGSQRFGNGGETARIGMQLLRNERTDRPVRSPFLRKLFLSAAQSLLFNAIVARRIEDARFRTVLAGDVMMKLPTGGMFTAEDLPTEQERMDRRETVPAAAIFGKKTFPSKGEAQQRELAILQEAGIRMDQFRGFGKLMSGTRRPILVYPESFELLQVGEIVEFRVTLPAGSYATILLREWMKNDQADLDERVFSPASDRPETTELTDDASSPEADDEDAMTE; this is encoded by the coding sequence ATGCTGCCGTTTTCGCTGAATCCACCTTATTTGACAGCCAGCATGCCGGGAATCGGCGGTCGAATCAAAGTCGAACCCGATGATTTTATCGTGGAAGAAATCCCGGCGTACCTACCGAGCGGTAGCGGCGATTTCTTGTATCTGTGGGTCGAGAAGCGCGACCTGGGTGCCGAGTATTTCCAGCGACAAATCGCCCAACGGCTCGGCATCCCCAACGGCGAAGTTGGCATGGCTGGGTTGAAAGATCGTCGAGCCGTCACCCGCCAATGGATTTCGGTTCCCGCCACCGCCGAATCGCATCTGTCGGCATTGGACGGCGATGGCATTCGCGTCTTGCAGGTGGATCGCCACAGCAACAAACTCCGAGCGGGTCATCTGCATGGCAATCGTTTCCAGATTCGCATCCGCGATTGCTCGCCGGAAACGCCGCAGTTATTACCGCCGATTTTGGAGCAACTCACCCGCGACGGCATGCCCAACTTCTATGGTAGTCAGCGATTCGGCAACGGCGGCGAAACCGCCCGAATTGGCATGCAACTGCTGCGAAATGAACGCACGGATCGCCCGGTGCGCAGTCCGTTTCTGCGGAAATTATTCTTGTCTGCCGCGCAATCGTTGCTGTTCAATGCAATTGTCGCCCGACGAATTGAAGATGCTCGATTTCGCACGGTGTTGGCCGGGGATGTGATGATGAAACTGCCCACCGGCGGCATGTTCACCGCCGAGGATCTCCCGACCGAGCAAGAACGCATGGACCGCCGCGAAACGGTGCCCGCCGCCGCAATTTTCGGCAAAAAAACCTTCCCCAGCAAAGGCGAGGCTCAACAACGCGAGTTGGCGATTCTTCAAGAAGCGGGCATCCGTATGGATCAATTTCGCGGGTTCGGCAAACTGATGTCGGGCACCCGTCGGCCGATCCTCGTTTACCCGGAATCGTTTGAGTTGCTCCAAGTCGGCGAAATCGTCGAATTCCGCGTCACACTCCCGGCAGGCAGTTATGCGACAATCTTATTGCGGGAGTGGATGAAGAACGACCAAGCCGACTTGGATGAACGGGTATTCTCACCCGCATCGGATCGGCCCGAGACAACCGAACTGACCGATGACGCGAGTTCACCCGAGGCGGATGATGAAGATGCGATGACCGAATAA
- the dusB gene encoding tRNA dihydrouridine synthase DusB: MSWNLDLLPPPPKWDGPLIIGGITIPSHFNLAPLAGYTNLPFRLSVRRLGGLGLATTDLVNARAILENSHKTFALMATNAEDRPMAVQIFGSDPGEMSAAAQKVESLGIPMIDINMGCPVRKVVKGGGGSAMMCSPTNTIDLVKRIVDSVRVPVTVKMRLGWDDDNLNAPYFAQAFEQVGVAAVTIHGRTREQGFSGEVNRAGIRAVVEAVERIPVIANGDVRTLADAATMRNETGCAGIAIGRGALANPWMFLQLDRWIQTGDPGPRSSFDERLDFMESHLRALIDWRGEHYACLDFRKVANWYCKAMKITREYQQTLVQLDTLAHFLEVVNALREQGPPKGWHVFDATEPTLSIPKGPNAHW; the protein is encoded by the coding sequence ATGTCGTGGAATCTGGATCTGTTACCACCGCCGCCGAAATGGGATGGTCCGTTGATCATTGGTGGGATCACGATTCCGTCGCATTTCAACCTGGCTCCATTGGCCGGGTACACGAATCTCCCGTTTCGCTTGAGTGTGCGGCGACTCGGTGGATTGGGACTGGCAACGACCGATTTGGTGAACGCCCGCGCGATTTTGGAGAACAGTCACAAGACCTTCGCGCTGATGGCGACCAACGCCGAAGATCGGCCGATGGCGGTGCAAATCTTTGGCTCGGACCCCGGCGAAATGAGCGCGGCCGCTCAAAAAGTCGAAAGCCTCGGCATTCCGATGATCGACATCAACATGGGATGCCCGGTTCGCAAGGTGGTGAAGGGGGGCGGCGGCTCGGCGATGATGTGTTCGCCCACCAATACCATCGACTTAGTCAAGCGGATTGTCGACAGTGTCCGGGTGCCGGTGACGGTGAAGATGCGACTCGGTTGGGATGACGACAATCTGAACGCGCCGTACTTCGCGCAAGCCTTTGAACAGGTGGGAGTTGCGGCGGTCACGATTCATGGGCGGACTCGGGAGCAGGGATTTTCTGGCGAGGTGAACCGCGCGGGCATTCGTGCGGTTGTGGAAGCCGTTGAGCGCATTCCGGTGATCGCAAACGGCGATGTTCGCACGTTGGCCGACGCTGCAACCATGCGAAACGAAACGGGTTGCGCGGGAATTGCCATTGGTCGCGGTGCATTGGCCAATCCTTGGATGTTCCTGCAATTGGATCGCTGGATTCAGACGGGTGATCCCGGCCCGCGTTCCAGCTTCGATGAGCGGCTCGACTTTATGGAATCGCACTTGCGTGCGCTCATCGATTGGCGCGGTGAGCATTACGCTTGTTTGGATTTCCGCAAAGTGGCGAACTGGTATTGCAAGGCGATGAAAATCACGCGGGAGTATCAGCAGACGCTCGTGCAGTTGGACACGCTTGCCCATTTCTTGGAGGTCGTGAACGCCCTTCGGGAACAGGGGCCGCCGAAGGGGTGGCATGTGTTCGATGCCACCGAGCCGACGTTATCCATTCCCAAAGGGCCGAATGCACACTGGTGA
- a CDS encoding coiled-coil domain-containing protein, with translation MRNRLIGILGIAIAGLLVGFAVMLPRGEEIEKLVAPVSRFSQTSATQVRSLRDQLDEFRQSEWRELGERIGQQTGKLTEMLRKQSIDYDAIQALEQGLGGVSRSLGEWTQSLDTTQLTQLADAFRKTADYLEQNLGESGPKTAAALEKLADAFEIDAKRLSAFLTQSPPDLKAAREVYDALGRFESGLDAVETAVKFERFGEMREGLRGMESALGKTAEQVERIGRFSYPVVKFQGLKPDVQQQPFFPAAGEIAEGMNKSAKGINAAGEEMDKFATALPKLRDSLSASRAILGRTRETLGKALSQESAIESTLQRLPKQTAQISEQLPKIAREFASMLRKTEQFQKSAQSLRKTGDSLQTIADRWPTIREQIGQSAKALTVIRGQLQKLLNQRDTTDQNLQEVREIVGRFATLTPLAQQQFDARLSTQIESMEQFEALFTDVDREIAKTVNVLQRISWVATGLLVAMAGLTLTQSIGILRRDRPSD, from the coding sequence ATGCGCAATCGATTGATCGGGATTCTCGGAATCGCCATCGCTGGCCTCCTTGTTGGCTTTGCGGTGATGCTTCCGCGCGGCGAGGAAATCGAAAAACTGGTTGCCCCCGTGTCGCGATTTTCACAAACTTCGGCCACGCAAGTCCGCTCCCTGCGCGACCAACTCGACGAATTTCGACAATCGGAATGGCGAGAACTAGGCGAGCGCATCGGCCAGCAGACTGGCAAACTGACCGAAATGCTGCGCAAGCAATCAATCGATTACGATGCCATCCAGGCATTGGAGCAAGGATTAGGCGGCGTCTCGCGCAGTTTGGGCGAGTGGACTCAATCGTTGGACACGACGCAACTGACCCAGTTGGCCGATGCGTTCCGAAAGACTGCGGATTACCTCGAACAGAATCTCGGCGAATCTGGCCCGAAGACCGCAGCGGCATTGGAAAAACTCGCGGATGCGTTTGAAATCGACGCCAAACGGCTGAGCGCATTTTTGACGCAATCGCCGCCGGACTTAAAGGCCGCACGGGAAGTCTACGATGCGCTCGGTCGATTCGAAAGCGGCCTGGATGCAGTCGAAACGGCAGTCAAATTTGAGCGATTCGGCGAAATGCGCGAGGGATTACGCGGCATGGAATCGGCATTGGGCAAGACCGCCGAACAAGTCGAACGGATCGGCCGATTCAGCTACCCGGTCGTCAAATTTCAAGGGCTTAAGCCCGATGTGCAACAGCAGCCGTTTTTCCCCGCGGCAGGCGAAATCGCCGAAGGAATGAACAAATCCGCCAAGGGGATCAACGCAGCCGGCGAAGAAATGGACAAATTCGCCACCGCACTGCCCAAACTGCGCGATTCGTTATCGGCATCGCGAGCGATTTTGGGCCGAACCCGCGAGACACTCGGCAAAGCGCTGTCGCAAGAATCGGCCATTGAATCAACGCTCCAACGATTGCCGAAACAGACCGCCCAAATCAGCGAACAACTCCCGAAGATCGCCCGTGAATTCGCATCCATGTTGCGAAAAACCGAGCAATTCCAGAAATCGGCACAATCGCTGCGAAAAACCGGCGACTCGTTGCAAACCATCGCCGATCGCTGGCCGACCATCCGCGAGCAAATCGGGCAATCTGCGAAGGCACTTACCGTCATCCGGGGCCAATTGCAAAAACTGCTCAATCAACGCGATACCACCGACCAAAATTTGCAGGAAGTCCGCGAAATTGTGGGTCGATTTGCGACACTCACGCCGTTGGCTCAACAGCAATTCGATGCCCGACTCTCCACGCAAATCGAATCCATGGAACAGTTTGAAGCACTCTTTACGGATGTCGATCGGGAAATTGCGAAGACGGTCAACGTGTTGCAACGAATCTCGTGGGTTGCCACGGGGTTACTCGTCGCCATGGCTGGGTTGACGCTGACACAGTCGATCGGAATCCTACGACGAGATCGACCTTCCGATTGA
- a CDS encoding RluA family pseudouridine synthase, producing the protein MAMDDVDDLEDLDGPLGPADVPHTREPVEIDVTIRADGMRLDHYLAHQFTDTSRSEMQELIKAGNVTVNGKPTKASYKVRHGDQLKVRMVVAVFDGPKPEDIPLDILYEDQWLALINKPANMVVHPAKGNWSGTLVNALVHHFRELSVANGKYRAGIVHRLDRDTSGVILVAKDDKVHRELALKFEHREMFKEYHAITWGVLDRDSDYVELRIRHHPHDRIKMITTDDPHDTHAKDACSFYEVIERFQGFTYVKIQPKTGRTHQIRVHLASAGCPVLADKVYSGRDQLRLSDVVPRLLPEDDRPLMVRQALHAARLRFQHPRTQNWLEVTAPLPPDIQETLETMRKYRRR; encoded by the coding sequence ATGGCGATGGACGATGTCGACGATTTGGAAGATCTCGATGGGCCACTCGGTCCGGCGGATGTCCCACACACACGCGAACCCGTTGAGATTGATGTCACCATTCGCGCAGATGGAATGCGACTCGATCATTATCTCGCGCATCAATTTACGGATACCAGCCGTTCCGAGATGCAAGAGCTGATTAAGGCCGGGAATGTCACCGTCAACGGCAAACCGACCAAGGCGAGCTACAAGGTTCGCCACGGCGATCAACTCAAAGTTCGCATGGTGGTCGCGGTCTTTGATGGCCCCAAACCCGAAGATATTCCGCTCGACATCTTGTACGAAGATCAATGGCTTGCGCTCATCAACAAGCCAGCGAATATGGTGGTTCACCCGGCGAAGGGGAACTGGTCTGGCACGCTCGTCAACGCATTGGTGCATCATTTCCGAGAATTGAGCGTCGCCAATGGCAAATATCGGGCCGGAATCGTCCACCGACTCGATCGCGATACCAGCGGAGTCATTCTGGTCGCCAAAGACGACAAGGTGCATCGAGAATTAGCCTTGAAGTTCGAACATCGAGAGATGTTCAAAGAATATCACGCCATCACCTGGGGCGTGCTCGATCGGGATTCGGATTACGTGGAACTCCGCATTCGCCATCACCCGCATGATCGAATCAAGATGATCACGACGGATGATCCGCACGACACGCACGCCAAAGATGCGTGTAGTTTCTACGAGGTCATCGAGCGATTCCAGGGCTTCACCTATGTGAAGATCCAGCCGAAAACGGGACGCACGCACCAAATTCGGGTGCATTTGGCGAGTGCGGGTTGCCCCGTGCTGGCGGACAAAGTCTATTCCGGCCGCGATCAACTGCGACTTAGCGATGTGGTGCCCCGATTGCTCCCCGAAGACGACCGGCCGCTGATGGTGCGTCAGGCCTTGCATGCGGCCCGGTTGCGATTCCAGCATCCG